Below is a window of Homo sapiens chromosome 3 genomic patch of type FIX, GRCh38.p14 PATCHES HG2066_PATCH DNA.
atataggaaaaaacatactACATATAAAGTTTAGTATTacctgtggtttcaggcatccactggaggtcttggaatgtattccccatggataagggaggactactaTAGTCtttatcagtggttctcaaacgtGAGTGAATATCAGAACCACCTGGCTGGCATGTTACAGTGATTACTGGGCCTTACAtacagtttctgattcagcaggcaAGGaccaagattttaatttttaggttTCTAAGGGGTTCTGATGCTGATGGTACAGGGTCTACACATGAGACCtactcatctataaaaagaaaattacagacaacACTCTCATTCATTTTAACTATGTTTATTGTGCACTTAGTAGGCCAGATACTCTTCTGATATTTGAGAATACAGTGGTGAATAACACAAACTCCATGCTTTCAAGATTCCCACACCCAGATACTAAGACATATTAAAATTTACAGCAATTAAAACAGTGTAGTTTGGTACAATAACACATATAGCAATGATACAAATTAGGGGAAAAAACCCTGGCTTCTATAACAAGTGAGTATACATTAAAGACAGTATTGCAGAATGGCTTCAGGATTAATTTGATTAATTTAGAGAGAGCCTATTTCAGGTCTTCCTAGCTCATCCACACACATCACCTTTCAGTGTTCTTTATAGgtacttaaaacttaaaaaaaggcccaggcgcggtggctcctgcctgtaatcccagcactttgggaggccgaggcaggtggatcatgaggtcaggagattgagaccatcctggctaacaaagtgaaaccccgtctctattaaaaatacaaaaaaattagccgggcgtggtggcgggcgactgtagtcccagatacttgggaggctgaggcaagagaatggtgtgaacccaggaggcggagcttgcagtgagctgagatcgcgccactgcactccagcctgggtgacagagcgagactctgtctcaaaaaaacaaaacaaaacaaacttaaaaaagatAATGTGGCACCAAATTTGTAAGATACTTTGAAATTCATAATTTCAGATGGATGTGGCTGGTAAGGATCTTAACAAGCCCCCAGTTTGGGCTGACTTTTACTAATGAGGAAAATTGTTAGGATTAAGCAGGGTCTTGAGGAATCACCTCTAAAGGCTCAGACTTTAAAGtgcttcccctcccttccctaccccAACATTTGGAGAAATCTCTCACTAGATGGCCTttcaaataaatgagaaacaCATGGTTCTAGGACAATTGATTATTTGAGAAAAAAGTATACTCTAATAAATTCCAGATAGAATAAAGGTTAAtgtgaataaacaaaaacaaagagaatatgggtaattctttttttaaaatttatttctattttttattttttttgagacagttcttactctgttgcccaggctggagtgcagtggtgcaatcatagctcactgcagcgttgaactcctgggcccaagccatcctcctgcttagcctcctgagcagctgggactacaggtgtgtgtcgctacacctggctattttttattttttgtagagataggggtattgctttgtcgcccaggctgggctcagattcctggcttcaagcaattctcccaccttggcttcccaaagtgttgggattacaagcatgagccattgtgtctggcCTGGGTGATTCTTTATCTGACATAGAGGTTGGgaaacagaacaacaaaaaaaaattgataaattacatAACTTACAAATTAGTAAGAAAGATATGACCATACTAATGgaaaaaagttaattcaaaaaCTTTTGACCTTAAACTAACTTTTTGGATATTAGGCTTCCTGAAGTTCAAGAGTGACATATTAGGCTTATATTAGGCTTATTTGTAATGTTTGAATTATACAGGAAACATTGTCAAGTGTGAGGTGGTGTTTAGCTTCCTTTGGGTTATACTGATAGAGATTTGTTGTTAATATGTGTTCCAGGATTGTATGAGAGTTCTAAAATTCTGATATGTCTTAATATATGTTGTAATGattatgttaaattgttgtaAGCCACAGAAATAGCCACATTTGTCAACTGTGTCTTTATGGCTGTCTTAAGACTTTTGTCATCCATAATTGATGTTTTGCTCtgatccttctcaaaaaaaaaaagtgacttataATCAGCTACAGTCCAAGGCTTACTTCTTTGGAGTTCATGAAAAGaactcttgaatgcaggtttctggtAACTTTGGAGAGTGTGCCATTGGATTAGACAGAAAACTTCCAAGGCACTAATTGAAAGGCTGATGTGTTCATAAAGATGAATATGAAGTAGAGCAGGAGTTGATTACATGGACTGAAATGAACTAATGGAAGACTGAAATAATTTGTATGGCTTTTGTTGTTTGAAATATTgctacttctttttgttttttcagagtctgaataatctttttattttgagctatttatagcCTTGAAATACACTTTAAGTGTATTGAGTATTctaatttctccagaatttgtaaactatttatgaatattcttaattcatggcATTTGTCTGTATAAAGTTAATAACCACGTTTTCTTTTGTAATAGGGCACAATTGAAACCGGTTACTTTCTCAGGACTTTGACTGAAATGGCCTTGTGAAATGTTCTAGCAAAGCCAATCTAGGAGAGTCTATATGGACAATGATTCTTGTTGCACTTTGTGTGGGTAATCAGGCCCAGTATATGGGACTGCAGTTTATTTTGAAGTTAGGTCGGTTCTGCTGTGATTTGTCTTTGGTGGAAGTGGTAGACTGGAGACAGAAATATTGTATGTCCCTAAATTAATATAGCTCCCAACAACCAATCCCTCATTATACCTTTAACTGCAACCACCAGACACAACGGCTAGGAATAACAGCAGAGGTAGGAATGGGAGTTAGCGGGATTGCAACTTCCCTATCCTATTACCAACGCTTGTCCAAGGATTTTATGGAAAGCCTGGATAACATTGCTCAAAGTATTGTCACCTTACAAATTCGGATAGGCTCCTTGGCAGTGGTCGCTTTGCAAAATCGAAGGGGACTAGATCTCCTAACTGCTGAAACAGGTGGCTTATGTATTTTCCTAGAAGAAGAATGCTGTTTTGATGTCAACCAATCAGGATTAGTAAGGGACACCACCTGAAAACTAGCTGACTGGGCCTCTAAAATATGACAACAGCTGGGGCACCTAAAGGGCACTAAGTTGGGTTTCATGGCTCCCTCCCTTGGCCAGCCCATTATTAATGATTATATTTGCCTTGGTTTTTGGACCATATCTGTTAAATCTTTTAACCAAATCCATTTCCTTTTGCCTAGAGACCACCAAGTTAGATGATCATGTGACAAGATTTCTAGCCAGTTTCAGGAGAAGACACCACCGGCCATCAAGAAGCTACCCTGTCTCCCCTAGACAAAGCAGGGTGAGAGTTACGTGATCTCCAATAGGTAGGGACTGTGTCCCAAGTTAGCatgaagcagttacagaagaAAGACCCTCAGTCTCTCAGCCTCCCATAAAGATTTACGAGGATCACGTCTCTCAGGGggaaaatgaggcaggagaatagggtctggagacagggaacctaaggctgattcacattgacttcctagaactgaatcaaaaggaaaaccccacctctccatacctaagtaacaaaaggatcagaggctactccctttgcaatcCCCTTGCCTTTTCTGCATTgcagatgaaaaatgaaagtgcctctgattggtcccctcctgcaaccaatcagactggtcaTAGGCCAAGTCCTCATTTACACAGgagtataactttgtaacttcacttcagcctctgattggtcacttTCTGCACCAATCAGACAGGTCACgggccactacttcatttacaCAGGGTGTACGCCAAGTAACCAATGGCAAACCTCTAGAGGATATTCATTGCTTTGTGCGTTTTGTTCAATTATTTGtccaaaatgccaagaacctggacaccctccaccagtaacaGTTTGACCAGTTATTTATTGTATTACTTAGGACTGCATTTGGCTGCATATAAAAGAAACCTGACCAAGGCCTAATTAAGCACAGTGTTTATTCTTCTCACTACCAAGAAGTCAGAGGTCAGCAATCCAAGCTGGTGTAGCAGCTCCTCCAGGCATGTCAGCAAGGAGCCAAGCTCTGAGTCTTTTTACTAACATGACCCAAAGCACATGGCTGCCTTCCTTATGCCTAAAAGTGGCTCTGGTACTCAGGTTTTATCTCTGCACTCCAAGTAGGATGAAAAGATAAGAGCAAAGGCTCATGTTTGCCAAGTCTGTCCTTTTGTAACAAAAAACCCAGCAGCTTTATCAAGCAGAATTCCACCTGTATTTCTTAACTTGCCAGAGCTGAGTCTCATGGCCACCCTTAGCAGGAGTTGGGGAGGTATTTTTAACAAGGCACATTATCATCTCCCCCACCCAAAGTGGAGCTATTGCTAATGAAAAAGATACAATGAGATGTTTATGAAATTATCTGTAGCTATTAATGTCAGGTTTTTGAAATTTACTGACCTGGAAGAATACTCGTAATGCAATGTCAAGTGAGAAGCAGGACAAAGAACATTTGCAATACAgttgtatttataaaattttgtttacacacaaaaaatgtattttgcttaaaaatataatttacatatatatacaaccACACAAGGgaaataacaaaatgttaataCTAGCTAATTTCTATAGAGTTGGCATTTTAAGTCAGAGGGGTATTGATGAATAGATGtagtttattaaatttttttctctatttcctaaACTTTCTATAAAGAACTTGTAGTATctttataataggaaaaaatgtgattttaatgaACACTCCATATACTTTCAAAGTAGactaaattcaaaatatttacactTACTCATTTTCATCTTCGTTGTCAAAAGAAAGGAGGctactatttttaatttgtttttgtgagTTCTTTTTGACCGAGTCCTGATTTACTTCATCTTCATttggcttcttcttttttgagcTTGCTGTTAAACCTGAATATTTTTCATCTGAGGGATGCTTGACTGGTTTTCGATATATGATTCTTCCATCGGCTGGAGTTGGTTCTTCATCTGagcaaaaacagaatttttaagaACTTTCTTCTCCTCATTATTTTGCCTTTACCTTAGAagcaaataataagaaaatctCATATTGTATTTAAGGATATCCCTGAATCTGATTCAGTCTGGTCTTCTCCATTGTTTCTAGCTATATTGCCCTCAAGGCATGCAGTTACTTAATAAAAACTCACATGCTAAAGTATTCTATAATATTGTCAGTTCCCAATTACAATCAGgttgtatttttaagtagtttGAAAAGTGACTGTTTGGAACTACAGCATTTTCCCCTAAAGCAATGTAGTAAATgttcagaaataatgaaaaatatactaCATATCATACCAAACTTCAGGCAGTAATGAAATACACCTTTTTTGACTGGTTTATAAGTCTAaccatctatttaaaaaaaaaaaataggatgctTTTACTTAAATTCACACTTAATCCTGGTAACAACCCAATAGGtacaattatttccattttactgatgaggaaatcgAGGCTGAGAGGTgtaataacttgctcaaggttacacaTCTGGTAAGTGTCAAAGCTAAGGCTTGAACCCGGAACTGCCACCTTGAAACACACCACactactaaataaaataaacaatttcataCCCTGGGCTCCTTAAATTGTTAGAAAAACCAGATTACTTTTAGACCTACCTGCTTTGGCAgcctttatttctgctttaattttcatgACTTCTTCAACTGACAGGTCTCccttttttaaaaccaccactTGAGGCTGTTCATCTTCTTTGTCACTGTGATCCCCATCTTCATCTGGGGGCTGAGGCTGAATTCTCTAGGGAAAAACACAAATACAATGTGTAGATCACTGATCTTGAGACAAACAGAACCACTGCCTCTAAGAGAAACTGTAATTATTTATGAGAAGGGTATCTTTATTGAGTAAATAAGGGCAATGAATTTTAAGGTAACTCCAAAGAGACTTAGCTTGCCACACAAGGGAACAGGTTTAACTGCCATTCAGCCTGGAGTGCCTGTCCGGTGGGATTCATTTCCATCTCAGCAGGACCCAGCTTGTAGTTACTAGTGTGAGGGACCCTCTGCTTTGGGTACTGCTGTCACTCCTAGCCTACTCAGGGCAGCACTGTGCCATGTCAGTTGTTTGCTCCTCATCAGCACTTTTTGCCTGTCTCTTCTCTGAGTTAGACAAGAAATAAACACCATCAAAGTACAGAAAGCAGCAAGTAAAACGtactctctctctcacctctgcTCATCTTTTCCCCCTCCTAATAGCTTCAGTTTGGTGGATATTCTATCAGCTATTTTCCACGTCTATACAACTATGTAGGTACATAAAACTTTTTGTATACCAACAACACTGTACTTAttcctgtgacttgctttttccCTATTTATGAAATTTCTCAAACATAAAGTACAGAGAATAACATAACAGAAACCATGTACTCCCTGTATATGTGTAACAGATGGTAATATTTTGCCAGTTGATTCAGATTTTTGAAATGTGAGACACCGTAAGAGCCCCACTCCCACAACTTAACTCAAAAAATATCTTTGTACAGTACTTTAAGATATAgaattatctgatttttaaaaaatcactgccTTGCATTTAATTACATATATGGTCACCTCAAGATTTATTTGACCAGCATCTTGTAAATACAAATTTTGCTcgtttccagatttttttctacTATGAAAAAACCTCATGCACCCATTTTTGCTCACTTTTGGGAACTTGTATGCAAGAACTTTTAATGTTAACAGTTCACTAGAGGTGGAACTGTTGGGTTGAAAGGTATGCATaccaaaatatgttttcatatgttaTTCAAACACAATCACTCATTACTCCACTTCTCATAGAGACTTCCTGGTCTCCCAAACAAGGCGACAAAGCCCTGCAAGAATTAGCCTCAGCCCATAACCACAGCTTTATCCTGTACCACTCTCTCATGGCATCTAGACTCTGGCATGGCAAGGTTTGAGTACTTGgagatttataaatatattagctCCTTTGCTTCCCCTGTCTCTGAACAAATTCCTACGGCTTATTAAGCCCCACAGCCCCTGAGCAACTCCTACTCAAGCTGCCTTCCAGATTTAGAGCCTCTAGAAGTGCTTACCTAAATCTCACCTTCTCTTGTTTCTTACACTGTGCATAGCTCATAGGTAGCATGTATTGCACTGTGGTACCAATGTTTTTCTGCTGGTTTCCACTGGGCAAGTGCCTTCTGGAGAGGCACAAAGCCTGGAAAACAGCAGGGACttccagaaatatttgttgatctACTCATGAATGACCAACAGAATGGAAAATGATGAACTACATGAAGCCCTGGCAAGTTGCTTGTGCCATTTTAACTATAACTCAAGTTCTCAAGTCTGCTCTATCACTGCACAAGTACATTCTCTTTAATGGTATCTATGTTAGTTCACTGATTATTCATCAGTTTCTGCCAATTTTTCTCTGAAAGTCTCCAATAAATGACCACAAATAGGTAGTAAGTATTTTTAGCCAAAAATATgggaaagtgaaataaaatcatTCCTTTTGTTTGTTAAATTGAGAATAATTAATTCtgactctcttctctttttttctttttaaatgtgactGCCTGGAAAACAAGAGAAATAGTCTAAGGACAGTGGCAGTAGCCACTGATGACTGTTCAGAGACATTTCTGAATTAACTCTCAAGAAAGTgaatagggccaggcgcagtggctcatgcctgtaatcccagcactctgggaggcctaggcaggcagatcacttgaggtcagcagttcaagactagcctggcaaacatggtgaaaccccccgtctctactaaaaatacagaaattacctcggtgtggtggtgggcacctgtaatcccacctacttgggtggctgaggcaggagaattgcttgaacccaaaaggtggaggttgcagtgagctgagatcgagtcactgcatttcagcctaagcaacagagaaagactccgcctcaaaaaaaataaaagtgaataggATGATTTAGCTTAATTATGGAATGATTTCCCATgaaactcatttctttttgttaatagATGACTAAAATCCTGACTGCAGTAGTCCCCTCCTTATCCTCAATTTCATGTTCCACaatttcagttacctgtggtcaactgTAGTATGAAAGAagggtgagtacagtacaataaaatatttagagacagcaagcaaacaagcaaatTCACACAACTTTTACTAGAGTATATTGTTATGATTGTTCTATTATTAGTTACTAATCTGCTGATATTCCTAATTTATATAGTAAACTTcatcataggtatatatgtatgggaaaaaacatagtatatatagaatTCAGTAttatccactgggggtcttggaacataatGGGGGAATACTGTATATTGCCAAACTGATTAAAAATGAAGTGGTTCTCACACTGAAACATGGCGTACTTCTCTAAGGGAAATTCCCTTGAGTACATAAATAAGCGAAAATCACTGATATTACTTGGAAAGGATTCCCGAAGTTCTCTTAAGATAGCATTCCAAGCTGTAACCTTCAAGCTGTCAACTGTGCATACAGGGTCATCACCAGGACCTCAAGCAAGGTAAAGCTGGGTCTCATCTTCTCCTCATCGCTCAATCTATGTCCCTTTTCTCAAACCTTACCCTCTTTGTCATCATCCCTATTTTTAGTCATGGGGATCAGTCATTCCCTGTGTTACctctaagaaaaaaatggctCCCTGTTGCTTACTAAATAGTCCACATGGCCTCACCTCCACTAGCCCCTCTAACACTTCTACATACAGTCCATGACTCTCAAATCTCTACACCTTTACCCATGCCATTCTCTTCATCTCTACCTGCTGACCTAACCATGCTCGAGAGTCTATCTAAATATCCCTCCTCCACGAAGTCTAACCTGATAACAGCACAGTCACCAACAAATACAACTGTTACCCACTACttcgtgccaggcactgtgctaggtgctgggaaaATACGGAAGGATTAAGATACTAACTTAAAGAGTTCAATCTAGTGGTGAAGATAAACAGGAAAGCAAGTAGTTGCAATATAAAATGAATGTTATAGATAAGATATGGATAaggtaaagagaaaaacagaaagagtaaCTGTTTGGAGAGCTTTGAAGGGTTTCGGAGAGATGGTAACTTGTGAAAATAGGGCAGGAAGTGTTAAAGAACATGGCATTTTGGAGATCCATCTCTTCGTCCTTTCAGAGCCTGCGACAGTGCATGGGGTTAGCACATACTCATTCTACTGGCATACCTTGAAGATACCGCagatttggttccagaccaccacaacaAAGCAAGTATCAAAATAAATTGTCACACAAATTTTCTGGTTTCCCAGTTCACATAAAAGTTATGTTCACACTATACACTAACTACAGTTAGTATTAAGTATGCAATatcattatgtctaaaaaaatctAGATCCCATTAAGTACACGATTCATGGGAGGaggcaaaatatcaacattaacaggagtctGGAAGATGTAcctaccttaatttaaaaatactttattgctaaaaacattaaaaatcatctgagccttcagtgagtcctAATCTTTTTGCCAGTGAAGGGTCTGCCCTTGATGCTGATGGATGTTGACTGAtgagggtggtggttgctgaaaggcggggtggctgtggcaatttttaaaaataagacgatgaagtttgctgcattgagtcttcctttcacaaaagatttctcttttGTGATGCTGCAATGCTGTttcatagcattttacccacagctGAACTcctttcaaaattggaatcagTCCTCTTAAACCTGCTGCTGCTTTACCAAGTAAGTTTATTCTAAATCCTTTATTgacatttcaacaatgttcacagcatcttcaccagaagtagattccatctcaataaaccaCTTTTTTTGCTCATCAATAAGAAGCAACTCATCTGTTCAATTTTTATGAGACTGCAACAACTTAGTCACATtttcaggctctacttctaattctagttcttttgcttGTTCTACCACACCTGcaattacttcctccactgaaggcCTGAATCTCTCGAAGTCATCCATGAAGGTTGGAATCAAcctcttccaaattcctgttaatgttgatattttgcccTCTTCCCATGAATCATGGATGTTCTTAACGTGTTTAGAATGGTGAAGCCTTTCCATaaagttttcaatttacaatATCCAGAtgcatcagaggaatcactatccaTGGCAGCTGTAGCCTTACAAatggttttgacttttttttttttttttgagacagggtctggctctgttacccaggctcgagtgcagtggtgcaatcatggctgactgcagcctcaacctacctGGGGTcagggaatcctcccacctcagcctcccaagtagctgggaccacaggtgcatgccaccacactgggctaaattttgtattttttgtagagatggggtctcaccatgttggccaggctggtcttgaactcctgggctcaagcaatccacctgccttgacttcccaaagtgctgggattacaagtgtgagccattgcgcctggctgttatttcttaaataataagactgaaaatagaaattactccttgatccatgggctgcagaatggatgttgtgttagcaggcatgaaaacccCACGTTAATCTCCTTGTAGATCTCCATCAGAGTTCTTGGGTGACCAAGTGTATTGTCCATGAGCAATAATATAttgaaagaatctttttttttctgagcagtaggtctcaacagtgggctaaaaataattcagtaaacCATATTATAAAGAGATGTGCTGTCATCaaggttttgtttttccatttctagagcacaggcagagtagatttagcataattcttacggaccctaggatttttggaatggtaagtATTAGCTTCAACTtaaaagtcaccagctgcattagctcctAATGAGAGAGTTAGCCTGTCCTTTGAAAATatgaagccaggcactgacttctctctagctatgaaagtcctaaatGGCCCAGGCATAGTGGTTTTTGAGAGGCTTtgagaggctaaagtgggaggattgcttgagtccaggagtttgagaccagccttggcaacacagtggaatcctgtctctacaaaaaaatacaaaaattagccagatgcgttagttcatgcctgtagtcccagctgcttgagaggctgaggcaggaggatcacttgagcccaggaggtcaaggctgcagtgagctgtgattgcaccactgcactctagcctgggcgacagagtgagaccctatctcaaaaaaaaaaaaaaaaaaaaagtcctagatggcatcttcttccaatagaaggctgtttcatctacattgaaaacctgtttagtgtagccaccttcatcaactATCTTAGCTAGATCTGAATAATTTGCTTCTTCATCTcatacttttatgttatggagatggcttctttccttaaacctcatgaaccaacctctgttagcttcacacttttcttctgcagctttctcacaTGT
It encodes the following:
- the KIAA1143 gene encoding uncharacterized protein KIAA1143 isoform 2 (isoform 2 is encoded by transcript variant 2), which encodes MSKRNQVSYVRPAEPAFLARFKERVGYREGPTVETKRIQPQPPDEDGDHSDKEDEQPQVVVLKKGDLSVEEVMKIKAEIKAAKAGKGKIMRRRKFLKILFLLR
- the KIAA1143 gene encoding uncharacterized protein KIAA1143 isoform 1 (isoform 1 is encoded by transcript variant 1); translation: MSKRNQVSYVRPAEPAFLARFKERVGYREGPTVETKRIQPQPPDEDGDHSDKEDEQPQVVVLKKGDLSVEEVMKIKAEIKAAKADEEPTPADGRIIYRKPVKHPSDEKYSGLTASSKKKKPNEDEVNQDSVKKNSQKQIKNSSLLSFDNEDENE